One window of Zonotrichia leucophrys gambelii isolate GWCS_2022_RI unplaced genomic scaffold, RI_Zleu_2.0 Scaffold_152_111051, whole genome shotgun sequence genomic DNA carries:
- the LOC135461031 gene encoding spectrin beta chain, non-erythrocytic 4-like → MSIIMSVVIIITTSIGIIIIIVVSMIIIMRIIFIIIIIIITIIIMPKPTRGRMRIHSLENVDKALQFLKEQRVHLENVGSHDIVDGNHRLTLGLIWTIILRFQIQVIKIKTEDNRETRSAKDALLLWCQMKTAGYPEVNIQNFTTSWRDGLAFNALIHRHRPDLIDFHKLTKSNATYNLQQAFNTAEQHLGLSKLLDPEGTGGVCPPVRPSSKATPNPARCWTR, encoded by the exons ATGAGCATCATCATGAGTGTTGTTATCATCATCACCACCAGCATtggcatcatcatcatcatcgtcgtCTCCATGATCATCATTATGAGgatcatcttcatcatcatcatcatcatcatcaccatcatcatcatg CCGAAGCCGACGCGGGGCCGGATGCGGATCCACTCCCTGGAGAACGTGGACAAGGCCCTGCAGTTCCTCAAGGAGCAGCGCGTCCACCTGGAGAACGTCGGCTCCCACGACATCGTGGACGGCAACCACCGCCTGACCCTGGGCCTCATCTGGACCATCATCCTGCGCTTCCAG ATCCAGGTGATCAAGATCAAGACCGAGGACAACCGGGAGACGCGCTCGGCCAAGGACGCGCTGCTGCTCTGGTGCCAGATGAAGACGGCGGG CTACCCTGAGGTCAACATCCAGAACTTCACCACCAGCTGGAGGGACGGCCTGGCCTTCAACGCCCTCATCCACAGGCACCG GCCGGACCTCATCGACTTCCACAAGCTGACCAAGTCCAACGCCACCTACAACCTGCAGCAGGCCTTCAACACGGCcgagcagcacctggggctcaGCAAGCTGCTGGACCCCGAGGGTACGGGCGGGgtctgtccccctgtccgtcc